TTCCAAAGCTCTAAAAATTCCATCAGCTCCTGATTTGGCAAATGACGATAGCGTTAAGGAAGTAGAGAAATATCTCCAAAAATTAGAGAAGCTCTCAAAAAATTTAGCTGACTTGGATTTTTCTGTGCCATGCGAGGTGGCTTTTCCAATAGATGAGCTTAATAAAACAATAAAATCTATTCGTGAGGAAATATCGCATAGTGAAGACTGGTATTGGAAAAAAAGGCGAGAATTTAATGAGGAAAATAAAATACCAAATTCACTTTATTATTTTAAGCAGAATCTCGAAAAGTTTGAAGACAGAGTAAGGAGGTTTTCGTATTTCATAGAGAGAGATCAATTTTTAGCCGACCAGACAAAGTTTGCAATCATTTCAGGTGCAGCCGGTACAGGAAAATCTCATCTTTCAGCTTTTCTTGCGGAATCGGCATACAAAGATCGGCGGCCCGTTTTCTTATTTAATGGAAATGATTTTTTTGGGGGTATCCAAGCTTTACAAAAGATAGCCGATATAATTCATAAAGGACTTCCGGAAAGCGAGGTTTTGGGAGCGATTAATGCAGCAGGAGAAGCTGCAAGAACTAGAGCCATAATAGTAATTGATGCTATAAACGAGGGGGCAGGTTCACATTATTGGTATAATGAACTTCCTGCTTTCATAGCTGCATTAGATAAATACCCCTATATTGCGTGTATCCTAACTTGCAGAGAAGAATATGAAGCGTACGCCGTTCCTAAAACAATCCATGATAAAGTAATACGGCTACGCATAAATGGATTCTCTACAGTTGAAGAACAAGAAGAAGCGGCTCGCGTCTATTTGGATAAACGTGGGATTTCTCGTCCTGCTACCCCTTGGCTTAATCCTGAATTTATTAACCCTCTATTTTTACGCAGCGCCACAACAGCACTGCAAAGAGATGGAAAAGCGGAGTTTCCAAAAGGTTTAACGGGAACAAGTGCTATCTTTTCGTACTTTGTAAAGGCCACAGCAAATAATATGGCTGGCTTGTATCCGGCCCTTGGCAAAGGATTGCTGCAACGCATATTGGACAGCTTGCAAAAAATTGCAAAAGAAATGCTTGCCCAAAAAGAGGATCGGTTACCTTTCGATAAAGCTTTAGAAATTGTAAATAAATCCTTTGAAAATTATGCCCCACCCGCTGGCACAACATGGCTGGATGTTCTCATTCGCAATGGTCTTCTGCAATGTTTCCCGGCTTACAATCCTGACCCAGACCCTCTATTGCCTATAGAAGAGTCCGTTTGTTTCGCCTTCCAAAGATTCCAAGATCATGTGATGGCAAACCAGCTTCTTGAAAAGGTTATAGACCCGGTATCTGCTTTTGAGAAAAATGGCGTTGCAGCTTTCTGCATTGAAAAAATGGGTCAATGGAGCGGTTTAATTTCTGCCCTTTCGATCATCATTCCAGAAAAATACGGAAAGGAATTGATTGACTGTCTGCCAGAGAGAAAACAAGGGTGGTGGAATTACTCTACAGCCAAGGCATTTGCAGAGAGCGTTCGATGGCGTAAGAAGGATGCTTTTACTGATCGAACGCGAGAATTTTTAAGATATCTGCCCAGTCAAGGAATTGATGAGCTTTCATTGGTTCTTGAAATGAGTGTTTGTGAGGATCATCCCTTTAATGCAGCGAATCTTTTGCATCCAATTTTGATTGGCTTAAAGATGCCCAAGCGCGACTCTTGGTGGTCTATTGCTTTGACTGAGACAGACGACGATCATCCAATATACCAAATTATTGATTGGTCTTTGCAGGGTGCTCGCCATGTTAGCGCAGGGGAGGCTCATAAGCTCGCGGCTTTGATATTGGCTTGGTCTTTCTCCACTACAGCCCGGATCATTCGTGACAGAGCAACAAAATCTCTAGTTTCTTTGATCGAAATCGACCCAGATATATTTTCTTTGCTAATTAAAGAATTTGGAGAGATCGACGATTTTTATATTCTTGAGCGGATTTATGCCGCCGCTTATGGAGCAGCTTGCAGAAACCATGATGCAAAATGGATTTCTTCTTTTGCAGAAATTGCATTTAAGCATGTATTTGCTGGCGGAAAACCGCCTCTGCATATTCGTATTCGTGATTATGCCCGCGGTCTGGTCGATATAGCTAAATCACAAAATCGTTTACCTAAAGGCGTTAATGAAAAACTGGCTTATCCTCCATACAATTCGTCTCCTCCCAAGTTTAAAATCAAAGAAGAAGCTATTAAAAAGATCGCTGAAAAGGCAGGAGATAACAGGATATTAAATTCATGCTCCGCCTTTATAGGAGATTTTGGAATTTATGAAATTGATCCCGGCGCAAGACATTTTCTTACAGTGCCTCTTACACAAGAAATGCCTTTAACTGCAAGAGAGAAGTATGAGCGATTCAAAGAAGAGGTGATAGAGCCAAACAAGGCATACAAACTAGCATTTAAAGAATTAGAGGCAGCCAATAACGACTTATCAATGTCTTTGTTCACAGTCTCTAAGAGTGATGACAATAAGGCAATAATAAAGATTAAAAAGCATTTAGAAAAAAATATGCCATTAATTGAATCGGCTCAAAAGAAGCTCTTGGCACTTTTATCTAAAGACGAGAAGCAGCGTTATAAAAATGAAGTTGAACCCTATCATGATAGATCGGGTAAAGATAATGATCCAAAACCTTTTGATTTAACTCAACTTAGGTGGTGGGTTGCAAAACGAGCTTATCGTTATGGTTGGACGAAAAAGCTTTTTGAAACGGAGCCTTCCAGACGCGGCTATTATTCAAGGGACAGACCAGTAGTTGAGCGTATAGGGAAAAAATATCAATGGCTTGCTTTGAGTGAATTGCAATGCCGACTTGCCGATAATTACTGGCTTTCAGAAAGCTACAGGGGCACTTCAAGAAAATACGAAGGTCCGTTAAGCATCGGCTTTGAAAGAGATATAGACCCTACCATTTTACGACCGGAGAAAATTGAACAGGCGCAAGAGGAAGCTTTTGTAGGTCATCTCATGGGGCCGGAGATAGATTTGGGTGAATGTGAAGATAAAGATATTAGCCAATGGCCCTTTCTAGTTAATCCGGGCGATAAGCTTCCTTCGCTTGTATCTCGCATCGCGCCTGACGGAAAGAAATTTGTTGTTTTGTATGAACACCGCAGCACATCAGAGAAATATCCCGGCGATGATGATGATTATCGTGGGTACAAACGACAGGAATTTCGTTTTCTTTCCGCTGTGATCGTTTCAAAAGCAGACCGCATGAAGGTGGTTGATATACTGAAAACGACCAACGATTTGCATTTTGAAGATTGGGATCCTCTGGTTTTTACAGACGGCCCTTTCCTGTTGGAGCATCCTTGGCATTTCACATGGCAGTATGAGGAATGGGATAAGGTATTATGGAGAGAAGAAGACAGCCCCAAAAAAGCGCAAATCGTAACCCGTTATTGTTGGGAATCACATCTTGATAAAGCAATGACGGAAGGGTGTACGGTTTATATGCCTTGCCCATGGCTATGCAAAGTGCTTGGCCTGAAAAGAGCGGATGAAACTTCTACAAAATATATCGATAAAAAGGGGAACATCTCTGCAGTATGCGGCCACAGCCCCGAAGGGGGACGATTTGTAGGTATTGAGGCAGAATCATTTGAGCAATATCTCAAAGACAACGGCTATGAATGTTTATGGATTTTTCTCTCCGAGCGAAACACGTTCCTTGATGGAAGACCCGGCGGCGGCGCTTATCGTAGGATAGAAGGCGTTGCATGGAGGCAGGGCAAAGGATTGGCTAAAGAGATATGGAACAAGGATAGGACGCACTAGTACCGGAACTCAAATATGGGGTTGAACAAGATTATAGCTTGAAAACTATATGACACATCGAATTATTACTTTGACTGGATAATCAGAATCTTGCTATCAGAATGGAATTGATGTTTGTACACATTTTAGTTTTAGTCTTAAATGGATAGTGCATTAAGAGGTGTAAGTTTTTTCAATGTTCTTGCATGATTAAAGCAGAATACAAAGGGTAAATTATGAATAAAGTTGTTTGCTGTATTCTGACTGTCCTTTTGGCTTTCCTCGTTTCTGCTAGCTTTAGATATGCATACGCAGAACCGACATTAGAGTTAAGTCGTCAGGAAAAAATAAAGCGCTCCTTCGAAAAGTATCTTGAAAATTTTTTGTTAAAGAGCCTTATACCAGAGAGCAACGTCGCACCATCAGTTATTTCACATAGAGAATCCCACGATTCCGTGTATGAAGAGCTTCACAAAAGGCATCCACAACTGATCCCGCTTTTTACACTAAATAAAACACATGATTTGTACTCACTTTACAAATTATCAAACCCTCCGAAAGTGTTTCTGGGCTACCCTGAATACCTTCAGCCAAGATATGATGGAGAAGAAAAACAGGAGGGACGCAAGAAAGCATTTGAATATTCAAAGCTACTCAATGAGAAACTAAAGGATTTTGAGTGGCCAGAAAATTTTTCGGTCGTACTATCGCCCAAAGAGGCGAACATCTTCATCTTTCCTGTTGAAAAGAAAACATTCATCTATGTCTCGGTACCCAGTCGTCTCTCAATACATTCCAAATCACGAGGCAACTATGAAAATTTATTCTTAAACATTAACGATACTTTCTACAACGCTACATCCTTCAAGTTAAACGATGAGGGATTAAGCGGAGAGTTCTTTACTACAGAGGAAAGAAAAATACTTGTCTCTTTCTGCCCAATAGACATGCAAAAGAGTGATCCTGAGATCAAAGAAAGCGTAGATCTATGCCTTATTAAATCACAGGGACTCCCCGGATTTAGCCGAATAATGCCCTTCCAGAAAGCTTATTATCGAGAATGGGGAGCGATCCTTAATAAATTTTCTGCCTGTATCTTTGATGAGGGCACGAGTTCTTTCACCGATATCGATTTCTCATCTGCTTTTAAAAAGTGCTTGAAAGAAAAGGATTATATAAATGCCGGTAAGCTTTTCGAGTGATCATCCCTCTGTCAGCAACTCCGATATTAGGAACGCAACTAACAACCTAATTAATAAGTCGGCCAGTCTTCGCCGCGCCATTGATGCATTGGAAAAGAAAGGGGTACAAATAGATATTAAAGTTACAGACAATCCCGATGCGGAAGGCGCAGAAATAACGGAAATAGGTAATGATGACAGTCATTTTGAAATCAAAATTCCTAAGCAAGTATTTGATGGAGAAAAATATACTGACCCTGATAATCAGCAACATGACACGACATTTGAAAGAAATTTAGCTCACGAACTTGTTCACGTTTACAAGGACGTTATGAATAAAACAGACTCTGAGCAGATTGCTGAGGACGGTGCCGATAAAATTATGAAAGAGGCCTATCAGGAGAAGGAAAATCAATACGATAGTAATCCCCCAGACTCAACTTCAGGTACTCCTAAATTCCACGACACTTCTCCACCCGATCCAAATGATTACGAGTGGCCAGGTCAACCCATTTATACACCGCCAGCCGATCTTCAGCCGATAGGATTTGTGCCCACCCAGTCTGGAGGTTCCGGAGTCGGCATGGGAGGCGGACTTGATCCCTTAGTATTTGACTTAGATGGAAGCGGAACTATTGACCTAATATCTGTACAAAACTCTGGTATTCATTTCGATTTCTGGGGCGATGGCTTTGCTGAGGCTACTGGATGGGTTGCAGCCGCAGACGGAATGTTGGCGTGGGATATAGATGAGTCCGGACTTATTGATAGTGTAGCCGAGTTGTTTGGTTCTAATTTCCCAATCTCTTATGTCACAGAGGCTGATTGGGTTCAGTTCAGAGATTTTGAGAACGGATTCGCTCGTTTAGCAGCGCTAGACTCGAATCTTGATGGAGAAATTAGCTCCAGCGATGCGATCTGGACTGAATTACGCATTTGGCAAGATGTTAATCAAGACGGCGTATCGCAGAGCAGCGAATTATTAACGCTGAGCCAATCTGGTATTTCAAGCATTGACATTACTAATTATGTCTTAGACTCGTTTCAGGGGCTTTCTAGCGGTGGTTTCACGAGAATCATTGAGGGGAATACAGTTACCCATTCAGGCAGTTTTGAATTGGTAGGTGGGGGAACAAGAGAGCTTGTAGATGTATGGTTTGATGCCAACATGGACAACACTGTGTATTCATCAGAGTACATATACGAAGGGGATGTTCTTTTTCTTCCGATGCTTCGCGGTTATGGACAAATTGCGGACCTTTATGTTTCTATGAGTATCGATAATCAAGCAGGAGGATTATTTGATCTTATTCAAAATTTCTCTGTAGCAAGAACATTCTCGGATATTTTTGTCGATTTTAGTTCAGTCCGTGATGAGGTAGAGGAAATAATTCTTCGTTGGGGTAGCATCGACTCAATCTCTTTTGAAGAGCAGAAATACGGTGTGTTCGGCCTAATGCAAGAATTTCTTTTTCTAAAAAAATTATCAGGCACTGATTCTGATTATCAAGGTGTTTGGTTTGATGGAACCCCCTACTTACCTCATACGGTAGATGGAATAGAAGCGATTCATGATACATGGTCTAGTCTGATTGACTCTTATACCGTAAGATTAGCCTTTCAAAGCGGAGCTGAAGCACTCTTTGAAAATGTAGTGGCTTATGACCCTGATCGCGATTTATTCAATGGGGACTTAAGTCTTTCGCAGGCTGCAATAGCAGCACTCGAAACAGGGGCAACTGGCCATGCTGATATTCAGGGATTCTGGCATTTTGTGGCCAATTTTATCAATGAAGTTAAAGGTATATCTCAGCTCACGACCAATGAAGTGACTTGGTTATCGGATGCTGTCGATGATAGCTCTTCAAGTGCTTTAAGCTGGAGCGGGATCGTAGCGACTTTAAGTGAGCAGACAATAACAGGAACCAGTGGCAGTGAAACCCTTAACGGCACGCGCTGGGATGATAATATTAATGCCTTGGCAGGCAACAATATTGTTAATGGCGGCGACGGCAACGACTCTCTTCAAAGCAGCACAGGCTCAGATATTTTAAACGGCGGTTCCGGGAACGATATTTTGCGAGGCGGTTCCGGGAACGATATCTATATATATGACTCAGGTCACGATGTAATCGCGGAAGATTTCAATAATTTTACGACCAGCACGGACACTATTCAATTTGGTGCGGGCATAGCTGTTGGCGACGTGACTCTTCACATTGCCCAGATGATCGCAAATGTGAGCACATGGCACATTTTTCTAGAGATTGCAGGACGCGGTACATTAACGATTGATACTCCATCGGGAGGCAGCGGCCCCTTTACAAAAATTGTCGATACTCTCGTCTTTGCTGACAGCACGACATTCAATATAGCCACAATGGACGTGACCTTTCATGGGCAAGTCGGGGATGATTATATCAACACCGCTAACTGGGCCACGACAGGCGATCAGTTTGTCTATGGCTATGGCGGAGATGACCGGATTGACCTGATCGGAACGCAACCTATTCAAGTGGACGCAGGAGAGGGCAAGGACTTAATTTATGGCAGTGTTAATAACGACACGTTTGTTGTCAGTCCCGGAGGCGACCAGTTTGTTGGAGGCGGTGGAACCAATACGATCTTGCTGCCGTCGGGATATTCTGCTGGAGACGTTACTTATTACCGCTACGAAGATATATCGACTCCGTATAGCAGCCCCAAAACATGGGATGCGTTGATTACTGTCGCGGGGTTGGGTTCTATTACGGTTCTAAGACAGTTTGAAGGTGATACGGACTCTATTATCCAAACGCTAAAATTTTCAGATGGCTCGACAGTCAATCTACTGACTCAGGAATATGTAACGTTTGGCACATCAGGCGATGACACTTATGACAACGTTGGTTCCTTGTGGGCAAACAAGAATGATGTTTATCTTTTTGGACAAGGGGACGATATTGTTCAAGAGGATACCGGAACGGATACCATTCTTTTCGCAGCAGGGTTAAACCTGTCAAATATTACCGTTCAAAAGCGTGATACAGGCAGCCATTTCTCTACAACCAAATTCCTTGTAATCGAGGACGGTAATGGAAATACTCTTACGTTCAAAGGTCACTTTGACAATAATGCTTACAAGGCAGAGAACTTAAAGTTTAACGATGGCTCTATTATCAGCATCTCTAGCCTTGAAATCGACTCTCATGGCTCAGGGGGCGATGACAGGCTTGATGGCATAGTGGCAGGTTCTGATCTCACTACTAACGATGTCATGTACGGTCATGGCGGCGCTGACCAGATTTACGCGGGCGCGGGCAACGATGTGTCCTATGGCGGCACGGGCAATGATTACATTTTCGATGATGCCGGGAACGACACCCTGTATGGTGAAGACGGGGATGACCAGCTCTATGGTTACTCCGGGAACGACACTCTTTACGGCGGCATAGGAACCGATATTTTGCGGGGCGATGACACGTTTGCCAGTTCTTCGATTACTGGCAACGACTTCCTCTATGGTGGCGATGGCAACGACAATCTCTCCGGAGGTCGGGGCAATGACCTCCTCGACGGTGGCGCTGGTGATGATGTGCTGAGCGGGGATAATGACACCGATACAGTGGCCTACGCCTCTTCAACAGCAGGCGTGACCGTTTCGTTGGCTCTCACTTCAGCCCAGAACACAATCGGCGCCGGAACCGATACCATCACCAATACCGAAAACCTCACCGGATCGGCTTTCAATGACGTTCTGACCGGCGATGCCAGCGCCAATACCCTGACAGGCAGTGACGGGAACGATGTTCTGGAAGGTTTGGCCGGGAATGATACCCTCGATGGCGGGAATGGCAGTGATACGGCCAGCTACGCCAATGCGACCGCTGCTGTGACGGTCAATCTGGCCACCACGACCGCCCAGAATACTGTGGGTGCAGGAACCGATACGCTCGTCAGTATCGAGAACGCAAAAGGCTCGGCCTTCAACGACACGCTGACCGGAAGCTCTGGCAGTAACGTCATTGAGGGCGGAGCGGGCAACGACACGCTCAATGGCGCGGCCGGTACGGATACGCTGAGCTATGTCTCGGTGGCTTCAGCGGTGACGGTCAATCTGGCCACGACTACGGTGCAGGCCACGGGCGGGGCCGGATCGGACACGGTCTCCAATTTCGAGAACCTGACAGGCTCGGCCTTTAACGACACGTTGACGGGCAATACCGGAAACAACGTCATCGAAGGTGGCGCGGGCAATGATGCCATTAACGGCAGCACGGGAACGGATACGGCTTCATACGAAAATGCAACTGCCGCCGTCACGGTGAGCCTTGCCCTCACCACAGCTCAGAATACGCTCGGCGCAGGCACAGATACGCTCACAGCCATGGAGCATCTGCGCGGCTCGGCGTTCAACGATACCCTGACCGGAAGCTCGACGGACAACACCATAGAAGGCGGCGCCGGGGATGACACGATGAATGCGGGGTCCGGCTCCGACACACTCCTGTATGCAAGCGCGACCTCCGGCATTACTGTCAGTCTTGCTCTCACCACCGCGCAGAACACGGGCGGCGCGGGGACGGACACGATCTCGAACTTCGAGAAAATCACCGGATCGGCTTTCGCGGATGTTCTTACAGGAAATTCTGCGGCGAATACGTTGGATGGCGGATTGGGCGATGACATTCTGGACGGTGGCGCAGGCAACGACACGCTGAACGGCAACACCGGAACGGATACGGCCAGCTATGCTTCGGCAACAGCGGCCGTTACGGTCAGTCTGGCCCTCACCACGGCGCAGAATACGGTCGCCGCTGGATCGGACACCATCACAAACACCGAAAATCTGACGGGCTCGGGCTTCAACGACACGCTGACGGGCAATACAGGGATCAATATCCTGACCGGAGGGGCTGGGAACGATACTCTGCGAGGCGGCGCAGGCAATGACGCGCTCAAAGGCGGTCTGGGCACGGATACCCTCTACGGCGAGGCGGATGCCGATTTGTTTGTCTTTGAAGCGGCCTCAGCGTTCACAGCGCAGGATACAGTGGCGGATTTCTCGATCGCGCAGGGGGACAAGCTCAACATTGCCGACCTTCTGATCGGCTATACGGCTGGACAGAGCGCGATTGATGATTTTGTAACCTTCACCACCGCCGGAGCCAATACCAACTTCGCTGTAGACCGCGACGGAACCGGAACGACATACAGCGCCATTACGATTGCCAGCATCACAGGTGTTACTGGCCTTGATGCCGATACGCTTCTCAATAACGGAAACCTGATTGCGGTTTAAAAGGCCTTTGCGGATTGAACTTAAGCCTTGCCGAGTTTACTCGTCAAAGCTTCCATTGAGACGGTTATGCGGTAATGCCTTTCACTGAGCTATTGAGCGTGAAAAACCTGTGGTAAAAACTTTGATTGGGGGCAGGATAGGGGGCAAGACAATAAATATGAATTAATAATATGTTTAACAACAAATACTTAATAATATGGTTCGATCCCGATAGGGCCACCATTTCTGTCCTCCCCAGTGACAACTCCTGTAAAAGCCTGACTGGCAGCGAGGTTTCAGCGGTTCGAAAACCCGTTTTCTTGTCAT
The sequence above is drawn from the Alphaproteobacteria bacterium genome and encodes:
- a CDS encoding type I secretion C-terminal target domain-containing protein, encoding MANFINEVKGISQLTTNEVTWLSDAVDDSSSSALSWSGIVATLSEQTITGTSGSETLNGTRWDDNINALAGNNIVNGGDGNDSLQSSTGSDILNGGSGNDILRGGSGNDIYIYDSGHDVIAEDFNNFTTSTDTIQFGAGIAVGDVTLHIAQMIANVSTWHIFLEIAGRGTLTIDTPSGGSGPFTKIVDTLVFADSTTFNIATMDVTFHGQVGDDYINTANWATTGDQFVYGYGGDDRIDLIGTQPIQVDAGEGKDLIYGSVNNDTFVVSPGGDQFVGGGGTNTILLPSGYSAGDVTYYRYEDISTPYSSPKTWDALITVAGLGSITVLRQFEGDTDSIIQTLKFSDGSTVNLLTQEYVTFGTSGDDTYDNVGSLWANKNDVYLFGQGDDIVQEDTGTDTILFAAGLNLSNITVQKRDTGSHFSTTKFLVIEDGNGNTLTFKGHFDNNAYKAENLKFNDGSIISISSLEIDSHGSGGDDRLDGIVAGSDLTTNDVMYGHGGADQIYAGAGNDVSYGGTGNDYIFDDAGNDTLYGEDGDDQLYGYSGNDTLYGGIGTDILRGDDTFASSSITGNDFLYGGDGNDNLSGGRGNDLLDGGAGDDVLSGDNDTDTVAYASSTAGVTVSLALTSAQNTIGAGTDTITNTENLTGSAFNDVLTGDASANTLTGSDGNDVLEGLAGNDTLDGGNGSDTASYANATAAVTVNLATTTAQNTVGAGTDTLVSIENAKGSAFNDTLTGSSGSNVIEGGAGNDTLNGAAGTDTLSYVSVASAVTVNLATTTVQATGGAGSDTVSNFENLTGSAFNDTLTGNTGNNVIEGGAGNDAINGSTGTDTASYENATAAVTVSLALTTAQNTLGAGTDTLTAMEHLRGSAFNDTLTGSSTDNTIEGGAGDDTMNAGSGSDTLLYASATSGITVSLALTTAQNTGGAGTDTISNFEKITGSAFADVLTGNSAANTLDGGLGDDILDGGAGNDTLNGNTGTDTASYASATAAVTVSLALTTAQNTVAAGSDTITNTENLTGSGFNDTLTGNTGINILTGGAGNDTLRGGAGNDALKGGLGTDTLYGEADADLFVFEAASAFTAQDTVADFSIAQGDKLNIADLLIGYTAGQSAIDDFVTFTTAGANTNFAVDRDGTGTTYSAITIASITGVTGLDADTLLNNGNLIAV
- a CDS encoding ATP-binding protein, with product MVDFSKIRIYKGGQSAGFEEFICQLARRDTPTKSLEFRRVEGAGGDGGVEAYWEKKDGTKIGYQAKFFLKSGQIDWAQIDKSVKQALDTHPTLTRYVVALPCDLTDKKGKKGQGKTGWGHWQERKKKWEGWAAAKGIIVAFETWTASEILDRLAKPNAQGIKKFWFDTAEFTEDWYTQHIVEAIARLGERYHPEDHVNVTAQAIGHGIVRHSSFVKELSDLCSKALKIPSAPDLANDDSVKEVEKYLQKLEKLSKNLADLDFSVPCEVAFPIDELNKTIKSIREEISHSEDWYWKKRREFNEENKIPNSLYYFKQNLEKFEDRVRRFSYFIERDQFLADQTKFAIISGAAGTGKSHLSAFLAESAYKDRRPVFLFNGNDFFGGIQALQKIADIIHKGLPESEVLGAINAAGEAARTRAIIVIDAINEGAGSHYWYNELPAFIAALDKYPYIACILTCREEYEAYAVPKTIHDKVIRLRINGFSTVEEQEEAARVYLDKRGISRPATPWLNPEFINPLFLRSATTALQRDGKAEFPKGLTGTSAIFSYFVKATANNMAGLYPALGKGLLQRILDSLQKIAKEMLAQKEDRLPFDKALEIVNKSFENYAPPAGTTWLDVLIRNGLLQCFPAYNPDPDPLLPIEESVCFAFQRFQDHVMANQLLEKVIDPVSAFEKNGVAAFCIEKMGQWSGLISALSIIIPEKYGKELIDCLPERKQGWWNYSTAKAFAESVRWRKKDAFTDRTREFLRYLPSQGIDELSLVLEMSVCEDHPFNAANLLHPILIGLKMPKRDSWWSIALTETDDDHPIYQIIDWSLQGARHVSAGEAHKLAALILAWSFSTTARIIRDRATKSLVSLIEIDPDIFSLLIKEFGEIDDFYILERIYAAAYGAACRNHDAKWISSFAEIAFKHVFAGGKPPLHIRIRDYARGLVDIAKSQNRLPKGVNEKLAYPPYNSSPPKFKIKEEAIKKIAEKAGDNRILNSCSAFIGDFGIYEIDPGARHFLTVPLTQEMPLTAREKYERFKEEVIEPNKAYKLAFKELEAANNDLSMSLFTVSKSDDNKAIIKIKKHLEKNMPLIESAQKKLLALLSKDEKQRYKNEVEPYHDRSGKDNDPKPFDLTQLRWWVAKRAYRYGWTKKLFETEPSRRGYYSRDRPVVERIGKKYQWLALSELQCRLADNYWLSESYRGTSRKYEGPLSIGFERDIDPTILRPEKIEQAQEEAFVGHLMGPEIDLGECEDKDISQWPFLVNPGDKLPSLVSRIAPDGKKFVVLYEHRSTSEKYPGDDDDYRGYKRQEFRFLSAVIVSKADRMKVVDILKTTNDLHFEDWDPLVFTDGPFLLEHPWHFTWQYEEWDKVLWREEDSPKKAQIVTRYCWESHLDKAMTEGCTVYMPCPWLCKVLGLKRADETSTKYIDKKGNISAVCGHSPEGGRFVGIEAESFEQYLKDNGYECLWIFLSERNTFLDGRPGGGAYRRIEGVAWRQGKGLAKEIWNKDRTH